A genomic segment from Aegilops tauschii subsp. strangulata cultivar AL8/78 chromosome 1, Aet v6.0, whole genome shotgun sequence encodes:
- the LOC109758778 gene encoding thaumatin-like protein 1b has product MAGNGATTRRQLTLFPLHLAIILLLGVGAEAATSFSFTNACAHPVWVGALSGATSPQLPRTGFYLAPGATSALAAPSSGAWSGNFWARTGCAVDDATGRLACATADCGSGDVACDGRGPAPPVTLAEITLAAPGSGGLDFYDVSLVDGFNLPVSIAPSHEGCQAAACSGDVNAVCPSDLRVVSGSSGEVVACKSACNAYGSARYCCSGDYGTPAACGPTSYSQVFKAACPAAYSYAYDDASSTFTCSGAATYHITFCPAT; this is encoded by the coding sequence ATGGCCGGCAATGGAGCTACCACCAGGAGGCAGCTCACCCTGTTTCCGCTCCACCTGGCCATCATCCTCCTTCTCGGCGTAGGGGCGGAGGCGGCGACGTCCTTCAGCTTCACTAACGCGTGCGCGCACCCGGTGTGGGTGGGCGCGCTCAGCGGCGCCACCTCGCCGCAGCTGCCCCGCACCGGCTTCTACCTCGCCCCGGGCGCGACCTCCGCGCTGGCCGCTCCGTCCTCCGGCGCCTGGTCCGGCAACTTCTGGGCGCGCACAGGCTGCGCCGTCGACGACGCCACCGGCCGCCTCGCATGCGCCACCGCCGACTGCGGCAGCGGCGACGTCGCCTGCGACGGCCGCGGGCCCGCCCCGCCCGTCACGCTCGCGGAGATCACCCTCGCCGCACCCGGCTCCGGCGGCCTCGACTTCTACGACGTCAGCCTCGTCGACGGCTTCAACCTGCCCGTCAGCATCGCGCCCTCCCACGAAGGCTGCCAGGCGGCGGCGTGCTCAGGCGACGTGAACGCCGTGTGCCCGTCGGACCTGCGCGTCGTGTCCGGCTCAAGCGGCGAGGTGGTGGCGTGCAAGAGCGCCTGCAACGCCTACGGCAGCGCACGCTACTGCTGCAGCGGCGACTACGGCACGCCGGCGGCGTGCGGGCCCACCAGCTACTCGCAGGTGTTCAAGGCCGCCTGCCCGGCGGCCTACAGCTACGCCTACGACGACGCAAGCAGCACCTTCACCTGCTCCGGCGCTGCCACCTACCACATCACCTTCTGTCCTGCCACTTAA